The Thermoflexus hugenholtzii JAD2 genome includes a region encoding these proteins:
- a CDS encoding Uma2 family endonuclease, with the protein EDVLLVVEVAETSADYDRSVKIPLYARHGIPEAWLVDLLEERIEIYRHPTPQGYQDLHIAHRGETVRPTTLPDLELSVDDILG; encoded by the coding sequence GAGGACGTCCTCCTGGTGGTGGAGGTGGCCGAAACCTCCGCCGACTATGACCGCTCCGTCAAAATCCCCCTCTACGCCCGCCACGGCATCCCCGAAGCCTGGCTGGTGGACCTGCTGGAAGAACGCATCGAGATCTACCGCCACCCCACCCCCCAGGGCTACCAGGACCTCCACATCGCCCACCGGGGTGAAACCGTGCGCCCCACCACCCTGCCCGACCTGGAGCTCAGCGTGGATGACATCCTGGGATAG